A single genomic interval of Noviherbaspirillum cavernae harbors:
- a CDS encoding recombination-associated protein RdgC yields MWFKNLQVYRLSAPWALTSEQLHDALAPRAFSASNSLEMQSNGWVSPRDNGMLVHTVNKQLLLQLGTEKKLLPSTVINQVCKARAAELEEQQGFKPGRKQMKELKEQVTDELLPRAFSIRRNTSVWIDPVHGWLVVDAASPAKADEVFKALLQSLGQLPLGTLRVQQSPVAAMTDWLAADEAPRNFTIDQDTELRSTSEGKATVRYVRHTLEPDDVRRHIASGKQCTRLALTWADRVSLVLTESLTLKRVAPLDVLKENADAMTQNDDERFDTDFALMTGELSKLLDDLVEALGGEFKPE; encoded by the coding sequence ATGTGGTTCAAGAATCTTCAGGTTTATCGGCTTTCCGCCCCGTGGGCGTTGACTTCCGAACAATTGCACGACGCTCTCGCGCCGCGCGCATTCTCGGCTTCCAACAGCCTCGAGATGCAGAGCAATGGCTGGGTGTCGCCGCGCGACAATGGCATGCTGGTCCACACCGTCAACAAGCAGTTGCTGCTGCAGCTGGGCACCGAGAAGAAGCTGCTGCCGTCCACCGTGATCAATCAGGTGTGCAAGGCGCGTGCCGCCGAGCTGGAGGAGCAGCAGGGCTTCAAGCCGGGCCGCAAGCAGATGAAGGAGCTCAAGGAGCAGGTCACCGACGAGCTGCTGCCGCGCGCCTTCAGCATCCGCCGCAACACCTCGGTCTGGATCGACCCGGTCCACGGCTGGCTGGTGGTCGATGCGGCCAGCCCCGCCAAGGCTGACGAGGTGTTCAAGGCGCTGCTGCAATCGCTGGGCCAGCTGCCGCTCGGCACGCTGCGCGTGCAGCAGTCGCCGGTTGCGGCCATGACGGACTGGCTGGCGGCGGACGAGGCGCCGCGCAATTTCACGATCGACCAGGACACCGAACTGCGCTCCACCAGCGAGGGCAAGGCCACCGTGCGTTACGTGCGCCACACGCTGGAGCCGGACGACGTGCGCCGCCATATCGCGTCGGGCAAGCAGTGCACGCGGCTCGCGCTGACCTGGGCCGACCGCGTGTCGCTGGTGCTGACCGAGTCGCTGACGCTCAAGCGCGTCGCGCCGCTCGACGTGCTGAAGGAAAACGCCGATGCGATGACGCAGAACGACGACGAGCGTTTCGATACCGATTTTGCGTTGATGACAGGCGAGTTGAGCAAGCTGCTCGACGATCTGGTGGAGGCGCTGGGCGGCGAGTTCAAGCCCGAGTGA
- a CDS encoding energy transducer TonB family protein produces MNNRIVLLLAASALASCASHNAPENERAGVGSAATTAERREMVHAAPSSAATIDGYKRDLALHISQASSGKVYDGRPQALLRSVVVLKYVIDANGNLVRSEIHRSNRDRVTESTALATLKTAAPFPRPAPHLLRHGRLEVLETWLFNNDGRFQLRTIAQPQMDQ; encoded by the coding sequence ATGAACAACAGGATTGTGCTTCTGCTGGCCGCCAGCGCGCTCGCAAGCTGCGCCAGTCACAACGCTCCCGAAAACGAGCGCGCCGGCGTCGGCAGCGCCGCGACTACCGCCGAAAGAAGGGAGATGGTGCATGCCGCGCCGTCGAGCGCCGCCACCATTGATGGCTACAAGCGCGACCTGGCGCTGCACATCTCGCAAGCCAGTTCCGGCAAGGTGTACGACGGCCGCCCGCAGGCACTGTTGCGTTCGGTGGTGGTGCTGAAGTACGTGATCGATGCGAACGGCAACCTCGTGCGCAGCGAAATCCACCGCTCCAACCGCGATCGCGTGACCGAGAGCACCGCGCTGGCGACACTCAAGACCGCCGCGCCATTCCCGCGTCCCGCGCCGCACCTGCTGCGCCACGGCCGGCTCGAGGTGCTGGAAACCTGGCTCTTCAACAACGATGGCCGCTTCCAGCTGCGCACCATCGCGCAGCCGCAAATGGACCAGTAG
- the dinB gene encoding DNA polymerase IV, whose translation MDAPSRKIIHCDCDCFYAAVEMRDNPALRGHPLAVGGRPDQRGVVATCNYEARRFGVRSAMAMSQALQRCPDLIVLPPAMEKYRAASKQILAIYRDYTELVEPLSLDEAYLDVTRAPHFKGSATLIAQDIRARIAATVGITASAGIAPNKFLAKIASDWNKPDGMFVIRPPEVDAFVATLPVEKLFGVGKVTAAKLKKLGAHTCTDLRDWPMIALQQHFGKFGESLYRLCRGIDTRQVNATRERKSVSVEETYVHDIPDLDGCLQQLPDLLQSLVARVRRAGAERHVRGLFVKLRFANFRQTTVECVGTALDAPQFARLLETGYERGRRPVRLLGVGIRVKEGEEDLQQLGLFDPDARSDD comes from the coding sequence TTGGACGCGCCCTCCCGAAAAATCATCCACTGCGATTGCGACTGCTTCTATGCGGCGGTCGAGATGCGCGACAACCCCGCATTGCGCGGGCATCCGCTGGCGGTCGGCGGGCGGCCCGACCAGCGCGGCGTGGTGGCGACCTGCAACTACGAAGCGCGGCGTTTCGGCGTGCGCTCCGCGATGGCCATGTCGCAGGCGCTGCAACGCTGCCCGGACCTGATCGTGCTGCCGCCGGCAATGGAAAAATACCGCGCCGCGTCGAAGCAGATTCTCGCCATCTACCGCGACTACACCGAACTGGTCGAGCCCTTGTCGCTCGACGAAGCCTATCTCGACGTCACGCGGGCGCCGCACTTCAAGGGCAGCGCGACGCTGATCGCGCAGGACATCCGCGCCCGCATCGCGGCTACCGTCGGCATCACCGCCTCGGCCGGCATCGCGCCCAACAAGTTCCTCGCCAAGATTGCCAGCGACTGGAACAAGCCCGACGGCATGTTCGTGATCCGCCCGCCGGAAGTCGATGCCTTCGTCGCCACGCTGCCGGTGGAAAAGCTGTTCGGCGTCGGCAAGGTGACGGCGGCCAAGCTGAAGAAACTGGGCGCGCATACCTGTACCGACCTGCGCGACTGGCCGATGATCGCGCTGCAGCAGCACTTCGGCAAGTTCGGCGAAAGCCTGTACCGCCTGTGCCGCGGCATCGACACGCGCCAGGTCAATGCGACGCGCGAACGCAAGTCGGTCAGCGTCGAGGAAACCTACGTGCATGACATCCCCGACCTCGACGGCTGTCTGCAACAGCTGCCCGACTTGCTGCAAAGTCTGGTCGCGCGCGTGCGGCGCGCCGGCGCGGAAAGGCATGTGCGCGGACTGTTCGTCAAGCTGCGCTTCGCCAACTTCCGTCAGACCACGGTCGAATGCGTCGGCACCGCGCTCGACGCGCCGCAATTCGCGCGGCTGCTGGAAACCGGCTACGAGCGCGGCCGGCGGCCGGTGCGCCTGCTCGGCGTCGGCATTCGGGTGAAGGAGGGTGAGGAGGACCTGCAGCAGCTTGGCCTGTTCGACCCGGACGCGCGATCCGACGACTGA
- the pip gene encoding prolyl aminopeptidase, whose protein sequence is MTHPQTEAILFPPIEPYRSGRLPVDELHTLYWEECGNPHGVPVLFLHGGPGGGLSPRHRRFFDPAHYRIVLFDQRGAGRSTPLGEYRNNTTPLLIDDIERIRRMLGIERWLVFGGSWGATLALAYGQAHPGRCLGFVLRGIFLCTRAEVDWFMHGMRWFFPEVHAQFVAAIPDAERGDLLRAYEKRLFSDDPDIYLPAARTWSRYEGSCLFLRPDAEAIEDFSSDAVSLGIGRLEAHYFLHGGFMHDDQLISNIGRIRHLPAVIVQGRYDVVCPPLSAHRLHEAWPEAELQVIADAGHAAVEPGIAAALVAATERFRKRGSFV, encoded by the coding sequence ATGACCCATCCCCAGACTGAAGCGATCCTGTTTCCACCGATCGAACCCTATCGCAGCGGCAGGCTGCCGGTCGATGAATTGCACACCTTGTACTGGGAGGAGTGCGGCAATCCGCACGGCGTGCCGGTGCTGTTCCTGCACGGCGGGCCGGGCGGCGGCCTGTCGCCCCGGCATCGCCGCTTCTTCGATCCGGCGCATTACCGCATCGTGCTGTTCGATCAGCGCGGTGCGGGCAGATCGACGCCGCTGGGCGAGTACCGCAACAACACCACGCCCTTGCTGATCGACGATATCGAGCGCATCCGCAGGATGCTCGGCATCGAGCGATGGCTGGTGTTCGGCGGTTCGTGGGGCGCGACGCTGGCGCTGGCGTATGGTCAGGCGCATCCCGGGCGCTGTCTGGGCTTCGTGTTGCGCGGCATCTTCCTGTGCACGCGGGCGGAGGTCGACTGGTTCATGCATGGCATGCGCTGGTTCTTCCCCGAGGTGCACGCGCAATTCGTCGCGGCCATTCCGGACGCCGAGCGCGGCGACTTGCTGCGCGCGTACGAGAAGCGCCTGTTCAGCGATGACCCGGACATCTATCTGCCGGCGGCGCGCACCTGGAGCCGCTATGAAGGCAGCTGCCTGTTCCTGCGGCCCGACGCGGAAGCGATCGAGGACTTTTCCTCGGACGCGGTGAGTCTCGGCATTGGCCGGCTGGAGGCGCATTACTTCCTGCACGGCGGCTTCATGCACGACGATCAACTGATCAGCAACATCGGCCGCATCCGCCATCTGCCGGCGGTGATCGTGCAGGGACGCTATGACGTGGTGTGCCCGCCGCTCTCGGCGCACCGTCTGCATGAGGCGTGGCCCGAGGCGGAGCTGCAGGTGATCGCGGATGCGGGCCATGCCGCGGTCGAGCCGGGGATCGCGGCTGCGCTGGTTGCCGCGACGGAGCGCTTCAGAAAGCGCGGCAGCTTTGTGTGA
- a CDS encoding methyltransferase — MPSHFPDGTRNDTAAAASSPPSNDIAASDHPVLHWSEAGEARAARWRSENATPPPKRVVVADDRMTADAAYRLACEGTALLWHGDFQNARQLLQAMARRADRKPRKQAASPTDAFHLHRQAQSQRARTLAMLLLPFDADFRIPLRRAPDVQQACEEAYGPADAPFVASLRELLGLIGAHEWRKKGVEIPALGARIHPHYGVFSPVRGEYVELVAQAPLPAKTLAFDIGTGSGVLAAVLARRGVAHVVATDQDPRALACARDNLERLGLNRQVEVVQADLFPAGRAPLVICNPPWVPARPSSAIEHAVYDPDSRMLRGFLAGLSAHLEPGGEGWLILSDLAEHLGLRPRSELLAAIDAAGLKVLGRIDVRPQHPKAADADDPLHAARAAEVTSLWRLAAR, encoded by the coding sequence ATGCCGAGTCATTTCCCCGACGGAACGCGCAACGACACGGCCGCCGCCGCTTCGTCCCCGCCCTCGAACGATATTGCCGCGAGCGATCATCCCGTCCTTCACTGGAGCGAGGCGGGCGAGGCCCGCGCCGCGCGCTGGCGCTCGGAAAACGCGACGCCGCCGCCGAAGCGCGTGGTCGTTGCCGACGACCGCATGACGGCCGACGCCGCCTATCGCCTCGCGTGTGAAGGCACGGCGCTCCTGTGGCACGGCGACTTCCAGAATGCGCGCCAGTTGCTGCAGGCGATGGCGCGGCGTGCGGATCGCAAGCCGCGCAAGCAGGCAGCGTCGCCGACGGATGCCTTTCATCTGCACCGGCAGGCGCAATCGCAGCGCGCCCGCACGCTGGCAATGCTGCTGCTGCCCTTCGATGCGGACTTCCGCATTCCGCTGCGGCGTGCGCCCGATGTGCAGCAGGCCTGCGAGGAAGCCTATGGCCCGGCAGACGCGCCCTTCGTCGCATCGCTGCGCGAATTGCTGGGACTGATCGGCGCGCACGAGTGGCGCAAGAAAGGCGTGGAGATTCCCGCGCTGGGCGCGCGCATTCATCCGCACTATGGCGTGTTCTCGCCGGTGCGCGGCGAATACGTGGAGCTGGTGGCGCAGGCGCCGCTGCCTGCGAAAACGCTGGCCTTCGACATCGGCACCGGCAGCGGCGTGCTGGCCGCAGTGCTGGCGCGGCGCGGCGTGGCGCACGTGGTCGCCACCGATCAGGACCCGCGCGCGCTGGCCTGCGCGCGCGACAACCTGGAGCGGCTCGGATTGAACAGGCAGGTGGAAGTGGTGCAGGCCGATCTCTTTCCCGCAGGACGCGCGCCGCTGGTGATCTGCAATCCGCCGTGGGTGCCGGCGCGCCCCAGTTCCGCCATCGAGCACGCGGTGTACGATCCCGACAGCCGCATGCTGCGCGGCTTCCTCGCCGGCCTCTCCGCGCATCTGGAGCCGGGCGGCGAAGGCTGGCTGATCCTGTCGGACCTGGCCGAGCACCTCGGCTTGCGCCCGCGCAGCGAACTGCTGGCCGCGATCGATGCGGCGGGATTGAAGGTGCTGGGCAGGATCGACGTGCGGCCGCAGCATCCGAAGGCTGCCGATGCGGACGATCCGCTGCACGCCGCGCGCGCGGCGGAGGTGACGTCGCTGTGGCGGCTGGCGGCGCGCTGA
- a CDS encoding SlyX family protein: protein MTTEERLVDIEIRLARQDDMVDALNQMVYQQQKKIDDLEALCSALARRIKEMRDAAIERGAADERPPHY from the coding sequence GTGACGACCGAAGAGCGTTTAGTCGATATCGAAATCAGGCTCGCCCGCCAGGACGACATGGTCGACGCATTGAACCAGATGGTCTATCAGCAGCAGAAGAAGATAGACGATCTCGAAGCCCTGTGTTCAGCGCTTGCGCGGCGCATCAAGGAGATGCGCGACGCCGCCATCGAACGCGGTGCGGCGGATGAAAGACCGCCGCACTATTGA
- a CDS encoding DUF2288 domain-containing protein produces MTATDKQDKQDKQDELLRARLNLETARIPWSELQRHFASGTMIAVSDDLDLIEVAARIAGDDKESVSQWMAQGRVTKVSDQLATAWFEADASLWAVVVKPWILVQMRAS; encoded by the coding sequence ATGACCGCAACAGACAAGCAGGACAAACAGGACAAGCAGGACGAACTGCTTCGCGCCAGGCTCAATCTCGAAACCGCGCGCATCCCGTGGAGCGAATTGCAACGCCACTTCGCTTCCGGCACGATGATCGCAGTGAGCGACGATCTCGACCTGATCGAGGTCGCCGCGCGCATCGCCGGCGACGACAAGGAGTCGGTTTCGCAATGGATGGCGCAAGGGCGCGTGACGAAGGTGTCGGACCAGCTTGCCACCGCATGGTTCGAGGCCGACGCCTCCCTGTGGGCGGTGGTGGTCAAGCCATGGATTCTGGTGCAGATGCGGGCGTCCTGA
- a CDS encoding SRPBCC family protein: protein MVSRASKDGHTFFEISAKGFVQAAPQQAWRVLTGYERLPEFVPNLRSSKLVARNGNEVILEQESTAGFLFVAQGIHLVLRVTEQPYSAIDIAMVDGDMKHYSARWELTPVEQNGVAGTRITYAGTMEPGFFILPIVGDMVVEKDVKEMMNAVAAEIDRTARVK, encoded by the coding sequence ATGGTCTCTCGCGCCAGCAAGGATGGGCACACGTTTTTCGAGATCAGCGCGAAGGGCTTCGTGCAGGCCGCGCCGCAGCAGGCGTGGCGAGTGCTGACCGGCTACGAGCGGCTGCCCGAATTCGTGCCCAACCTGCGCTCGTCGAAACTGGTGGCGCGCAACGGCAACGAAGTCATCCTCGAGCAGGAATCGACCGCCGGCTTCCTGTTCGTCGCGCAAGGCATCCACCTCGTGCTGCGCGTCACCGAACAGCCCTATTCCGCCATCGATATCGCGATGGTCGACGGCGACATGAAGCATTACAGCGCACGCTGGGAACTCACGCCTGTCGAACAGAACGGCGTCGCCGGCACCCGCATCACCTATGCGGGCACGATGGAACCGGGATTCTTCATTCTGCCGATCGTGGGCGACATGGTGGTGGAAAAGGACGTGAAGGAGATGATGAATGCGGTGGCGGCGGAGATCGACAGAACGGCGCGCGTGAAATGA